Proteins encoded within one genomic window of Babesia bigemina genome assembly Bbig001, chromosome : IV:
- a CDS encoding CAAX metallo endopeptidase, putative gives MGIHNLFHSPFHFEFYLGALVINEFFEHYLNIRQLCVINKELRLARDPNRKGESGDDSDEIRKKAQQHVDVYLLSEDYHKTVEYARDKLVFQIISSVLQTVVSLILLFTFFGPKLWRFSGSLLSKPSETYQSLIFCGIKLLIDTTLDIPFGLYADFVLEEKHGFNKKTLRLFFKDLAISLVLQCVIGAPVLSIVIFLVHWGGDLFYIYVCIFAAIFYLFMLIIYPDLIAPLFNKFEPLNDDELKKGIEDLAGKLRFPLREIKLMDGSKRSNHSNMYFYGMWWFKKIVMYDTLLKQPKSQIIAITSHEMGHWKYNHVTKMLVFSLSQLFAIFYLFKLYKDDASMFRSFGYDGERAFIVGITLFGCVYTPLGALMHIIGTTITRYGEYQADNFAVKMGYGEELAKALVEIHHNNKSMIHHDPLYSWYHFTHPVLFERVYAIYKAMADMKL, from the exons ATGGGAATCCACAATTTGTTTCATTCGCCATTTCATTTTGAATTCTATCTCGGTGCGCTGGTGATCAATGAGTTTTTTGAGCACTACCTCAACATCAGACAGCTCTGCGTGATCAACAAGGAGTTGCGCCTTGCACGCGATCCCAACCGAAAGGGCGAATCAGGCGACGACTCGGACGAAATCCGCAAAAAAGCGCAGCAGCACGTAGATGTGTACCTGCTTTCGGAAGATTACCACAAGACCGTTGAATATGCGCGTGACAAGTTGGTCTTCCAGATCATCAGTTCGGTTTTACAGACGGTTGTTTCATTGATACTTTTGTTTACGTTTTTTGGTCCTAAACTTTGGCGTTTTTCCGGCAGTCTGCTCAGCAAACCTTCAGAGACCTACCAG TCCCTGATTTTCTGCGGCATCAAACTGCTTATCGACACTACTCTGGACATCCCATTCGGTCTATACGCCGACTTCGTGCTGGAGGAGAAGCACGGTTTCAACAAGAAGACGTTGCGGCTCTTCTTTAAGGATCTCGCCATATCGCTGGTCCTGCAGTGCGTGATCGGCGCGCCTGTGCTCAGCATCGTTATATTCCTGGTGCACTGGGGTGGCGATTTGTTCTACATTTAC GTCTGCATCTTCGCGGCGATCTTCTACTTGTTCATGTTGATCATTTACCCCGACCTGATCGCACCGCTGTTCAACAAATTCGAGCCCCTGAATGATGACGAACTGAAGAAGGGTATTGAGGACCTTGCCGGGAAACTGAGGTTCCCGTTGCGTGAGATCAAGCTTATGGACGGGTCCAAGCGCTCCAACCACTCCAACATGTACTTCTACGGTATGTGGTGGTTCAAGAAGATCGTGATGTACGACACGCTCCTCAAGCAGCCGAAGTCGCAGATTATTGCCATTACGTCCCACGAGATGGGCCACTGGAAGTACAACCACGTTACGAAGATGCTGGTATTCAGCCTCTCGCAACTGTTTGCCATTTTCTACCTGTTCAAGCTCTACAAGGACGACGCTTCCATGTTCCGCAGCTTCGGATATGACGGCGAGCGCGCCTTCATCGTGGGCATAACCCTCTTCGGCTGCGTTTACACCCCTCTGGGTGCGCTGATGCACATCATCGGCACGACCATCACGCGCTACGGGGAGTACCAGGCTGACAATTTCGCCGTCAAGATGGGCTACGGCGAGGAGCTGGCCAAGGCCCTGGTCGAAATTCACCACAACAACAAGTCCATGATCCACCACGACCCGCTTTACTCGTGGTACCACTTCACGCACCCGGTGTTGTTCGAGCGTGTCTACGCTATCTACAAGGCTATGGCGGATATGAAGCTTTGA
- a CDS encoding phosphoglucomutase, putative has protein sequence MPNVGSLPASGAEAEDFISIRPGPDIPEGYVDLDYGTSGYRGVADTPPNHLDHVVYRCGALLAALPFLRNSKSLYNVKLSLAGPLSSVVVAGIDRVQSAGAVITASHNHATENGIKLLEADGNMLETAWEKEFTALVNFRGPISHAVARVLKKYGVVRVQRNRVPYTILVGHDTRESSPKLAAIFKAGVEAMADVMRLERITCVVLGAVTTPTVGFLLNNSLLSASNDDMYVEALRRSFHATLDSLVALGCIKRSLKTDAHQSLFYDCSYGVGGNVVYKLFECLREIAIIPHLCHSPIWLGEQMQHMLNHECGANYVLSEQRPPALVESRITVYEDKWFCSFDGDVDRLVYFSPHKGTIRLIDGVRLLLIKMKFLNFALSNWVREGDEVLKVGVLLNHYANGAALNFIKQLMTEWNEADPRVHWSMQLCKVGMKNMQAKVPNYHITILYEANGHGNVVFSKDSPLHRDNGDCGYRRLMINVSAMFNNPIGDAIANSLFIELALRTLELSYEDVLQFYEELPYVNVSARIPSEKRSIFRTKPDDDSVLEEPAELMRLVTEAVAKVQGARAFIRPSGTEALCRIYSEAPSEAQARALANVIVEHMTSFL, from the coding sequence ATGCCAAACGTTGGAAGTCTGCCCGCGTCAGGGGCCGAAGCCGAGGACTTCATCAGCATCAGACCTGGACCAGACATACCGGAGGGGTATGTCGACCTGGACTATGGTACCAGCGGGTACAGGGGAGTAGCTGACACACCGCCGAATCACCTCGACCATGTAGTATACCGGTGCGGCGCCCTGTTGGCAGCTCTGCCGTTCCTGAGGAACTCCAAAAGCCTCTACAATGTGAAGCTGTCCCTCGCCGGACCTCTCAGTAGTGTCGTGGTAGCCGGGATTGATCGCGTTCAATCTGCCGGTGCTGTAATCACTGCCAGTCACAACCACGCCACAGAAAATGGAATCAAACTGCTCGAGGCTGATGGAAACATGCTTGAAACTGCATGGGAGAAAGAATTCACGGCACTGGTGAACTTTAGGGGGCCGATATCTCATGCAGTTGCACGGGTATTGAAGAAGTATGGTGTCGTACGCGTGCAACGAAACCGGGTGCCATACACGATCCTCGTAGGACACGACACCAGGGAATCGAGCCCAAAGCTCGCTGCAATCTTCAAGGCAGGCGTCGAGGCCATGGCTGATGTAATGAGGCTGGAAAGGATAACATGCGTGGTGCTGGGAGCAGTGACGACGCCCACGGTAGGGTTCCTTCTCAACAACTCCCTACTCTCGGCTTCGAATGATGACATGTATGTGGAGGCATTGAGGCGCTCTTTCCACGCTACGCTGGACTCCCTTGTTGCTCTAGGTTGCATCAAAAGATCTCTGAAAACTGACGCCCACCAATCTCTTTTCTATGACTGCTCTTATGGAGTTGGGGGTAATGTCGTCTACAAGCTATTCGAGTGCTTGAGGGAAATCGCAATCATTCCCCACCTCTGTCATAGCCCTATTTGGCTAGGGGAGCAAATGCAACACATGCTTAACCACGAATGCGGGGCTAACTATGTTCTGAGCGAGCAACGCCCGCCAGCGCTCGTAGAGAGTCGCATAACCGTCTACGAAGACAAGTGGTTCTGCTCGTTCGATGGAGATGTGGACCGATTAGTGTACTTCAGCCCGCACAAGGGAACGATCCGCCTCATAGACGGCGTTCGACTGCTCCTCATCAAGATGAAATTTCTGAATTTTGCATTGTCTAACTGGGTCCGCGAAGGCGACGAAGTTCTAAAAGTGGGAGTCTTGCTAAATCACTATGCAAACGGTGCCGCTTTAaacttcatcaagcagCTAATGACGGAGTGGAACGAAGCTGACCCCCGAGTGCACTGGAGCATGCAGCTATGCAAAGTGGGAATGAAAAATATGCAGGCGAAGGTGCCCAACTATCACATTACGATTTTGTATGAGGCCAATGGTCATGGCAACGTTGTTTTCAGTAAGGATTCGCCACTACACCGTGACAACGGAGACTGCGGGTACAGGAGGCTCATGATTAACGTGTCTGCCATGTTTAACAATCCCATAGGAGATGCGATTGCAAACTCATTGTTCATAGAATTGGCCCTCCGAACTCTGGAGCTTTCTTATGAGGATGTGTTGCAGTTTTACGAGGAGCTGCCATACGTCAATGTGTCCGCGCGAATTCCTTCGGAAAAACGCTCCATATTCCGTACAAAACCCGACGACGACTCCGTCTTAGAGGAGCCAGCTGAGCTGATGCGGTTGGTAACCGAAGCTGTCGCCAAGGTGCAAGGCGCACGCGCTTTCATCAGGCCGTCAGGCACGGAAGCCCTCTGCCGCATATACTCCGAAGCGCCAAGCGAAGCACAGGCACGAGCGCTCGCTAACGTTATAGTGGAACATATGACATCGTTTTTGTGA
- a CDS encoding proteasome subunit alpha type 1, putative, whose amino-acid sequence MYRNQYDTDCITWSPQGRLFQVEYAMEAVKQGSCCVGIKSATHITSKIEIPQVLCAVRRKTSKHADYQDKIFRIADYIAVAMSGITSDAKMIVNFMRNECLNNRYLYGCDITASKLVSLVSRKSQANTQVASKRPFGVGLLVAGYDEKVGLRLYETCPSGNVVEYNAAAFGARCQSAKTYLERKIANFESCNVDSLLYHAVKAVKLTMPHDVEFTSDMVTACVLGQGMPFKLLTAEEIQPYIEKVGSRSVFDTAAVSLPIITLFQVVAGEPQDVTM is encoded by the exons ATGTACCGCAACCAGTACGACACGGACTGTATCACCTGGTCGCCTCAGGGGCGTCTGTTCCAGGTTGAATACGCAATGGAGGCGGTCAAGCAGGGCTCGTGCTGCGTTGGAATCAAGTCTGCAACGCACATC ACTTCGAAAATCGAGATTCCGCAGGTGTTATGTGCCGTGAGGCGCAAGACGTCGAAGCACGCTGATTATCAAGACAAGATCTTTCGCATTGCCGACTACATCGCCGTGGCCATGTCTGGCATCACGTCTGACGCCAAGATGATCGTGAACTTCATGCGCAACGAGTGCCTGAACAACCGCTACTTGTACGGGTGCGACATCACCGCTAGTAAGCTGGTCTCCCTGGTTTCGCGAA AGTCCCAAGCCAACACGCAAGTTGCGTCCAAACGTCCTTTTGGAGTGGGTCTCCTCGTCGCGGGATACGACGAGAAGGTTGGCTTGCGCCTCTATGAGACGTGCCCGAGCGGCAACGTGGTGGAATACAAC GCGGCTGCTTTCGGCGCCCGCTGTCAGAGCGCGAAAACATATCTGGAGCGCAAGATCGCTAATTTCGAGAGTTGCAACGTTGATTCGTTGCTCTACCACGCCGTGAAGGCGGTCAAGCTGACCATGCCCCAcgacgtaga GTTCACCTCTGATATGGTCACCGCCTGCGTTCTGGGCCAGGGCATGCCCTTCAAGCTGCTGACTGCTGAGGAGATCCAGCCGTATATCGAGAAGGTGGGCTCGCGCTCAGTATTTGACACAGCCGCCGTTTCCCTACCCATTATCACATTGTTTCAGGTCGTCGCGGGTGAGCCTCAGGATGTGACCATGTAG
- a CDS encoding Der1-like family, putative: MLKSGSKYDVAVVPTRSTKQRFAMVPTEERNETSLSSLLDSREHWWISRYIKAIQRIPPVTGVYVALSSISALLAWALNENYMLDALQFDLQRVKRGELWRLITPFLNFGPLWLAHMFMLQSVVLYMSSVEISHCARPEKFVEFMAFGLALLSSYGVAEAIAGRHEATMSSAAYHLHTYVLYYWSRLNEGSVVNCFDLFTLPAESVPLMFLLQNYLLYREFYFADIVAIGGAYIYFYYLFDTKPVWPLRRLRGGRFTRLYQRFNNEISR, translated from the coding sequence ATGCTGAAAAGCGGGTCCAAATACGATGTAGCTGTGGTACCCACAAGATCAACAAAGCAACGCTTTGCCATGGTGCCCACTGAGGAGCGGAACGAAACCAGTTTGAGCTCACTACTTGACTCCAGGGAACACTGGTGGATTTCAAGGTACATCAAGGCTATTCAGCGCATACCGCCAGTCACCGGCGTCTATGTGGCCTTGTCGAGTATTTCCGCGCTCCTCGCATGGGCGCTGAACGAAAACTACATGTTAGACGCGCTGCAGTTTGACCTGCAAAGAGTGAAACGTGGCGAGCTCTGGCGACTCATAACTCCGTTTCTGAACTTCGGGCCACTGTGGCTGGCACACATGTTTATGCTGCAGTCTGTGGTGCTCTACATGTCGTCTGTTGAGATATCACACTGCGCAAGACCTGAGAAGTTTGTTGAATTCATGGCCTTCGGATTGGCGCTACTCTCATCCTACGGGGTCGCGGAAGCTATTGCGGGACGGCACGAGGCGACAATGTCAAGCGCGGCTTACCACTTGCACACCTACGTGCTCTACTACTGGAGCCGTCTAAACGAAGGGTCAGTGGTGAACTGCTTCGACCTGTTCACGTTACCGGCGGAGTCGGTACCTTTAATGTTTTTGCTGCAGAACTACCTGCTCTACCGAGAATTCTACTTTGCGGATATAGTGGCAATAGGTGGCGCATACATCTACTTCTACTACCTATTCGACACCAAGCCTGTATGGCCGCTGAGGCGCCTCCGAGGAGGCCGCTTCACTAGACTCTACCAACGTTTCAACAATGAAATATCCCGGTAA